A single window of Neurospora crassa OR74A linkage group VII, whole genome shotgun sequence DNA harbors:
- the ilv-5 gene encoding pyruvate decarboxylase, translating into MSDIRTQSLQKPVTVAEYLFRRLHQIGIRSVHGLPGDFNLVALDYVPKAGLKWVGSVNELNAAYAADGYARAKGISALVTTFGVGELSAINGVAGAYSEHVPIVHIVGCPSTISQRNGMLLHHTLGNGDFHVFANMSENISCDVAKLVKPSEIAYQIDHAIRECWIRSRPVYIWLPTDMVEKKIEGARLDTEIDLSEPENDPDREDYVVDVVLRYLHGAKNPVVLVDACAIRHRVTEEVKRFIEKTKLPVFVTPMGKGAFDETSEHYGGVYAGTGSLPEVAKRVEGSDLVLSIGAIKSDFNTAGFSYHTSQLNTIDLHSDHCTVRYSEYPGVAMRGVLRKVTERIDMSKLSITPSPPVENAVAENRDDSQAITQAWFWPRVGEYFQEGDVVVTETGTANFGIWESRFPKDVMGVTQVLWGSIGWSVGAAQGAALAVKDLEQDRRTILFVGDGSFQLTCQEVSTMLKHNLRVTIFLIYNEGYTIERYIHGMDADYNDVTRWNYTDIPAVFGAKEGQSQKFVIKTKDELERLLKDKDFNEYKGLQFVELWMPKDDAPRALKLTAEISARTNSRIEDEQ; encoded by the exons ATGTCAGACATCCGGACACAGAGTCTGCAGAAGCCCGTGACAGTGGCTGAGTATCTCTTTAGAAGATTGCATCAAATCGGCATCCGCTCAGTCCACGGCCTGCCAGGAGACTTCAACCTGGTTGCTCTCGACTACGTTCCTAAAGCCGGTTTGAAATGGGTTGGTAGCGTGAACGAGCTCAACGCTG CCTATGCCGCCGACGGCTACGCCCGTGCCAAGGGTATCTCTGCCCTTGTAACCACCTTCGGTGTTGGCGAACTATCCGCCATCAACGGTGTTGCCGGTGCTTACTCTGAGCATGTCCCTATCGTCCATATCGTCGGCTGCCCTTCGACCATCTCCCAGCGCAATGGCATGCTTCTACACCATACCCTCGGCAACGGTGACTTCCACGTTTTTGCCAATATGAGCGAAAATATCTCTTGCGACGTTGCCAAGCTAGTTAAACCTAGTGAGATCGCCTACCAGATTGACCATGCGATCCGGGAGTGCTGGATCCGCAGCCGGCCCGTCTACATTTGGCTACCTACCGACATggttgagaagaagatcgaGGGCGCTAGATTGGACACAGAGATTGATCTCTCCGAGCCGGAGAATGATCCCGACAGAGAAGACTATGTCGTCGATGTGGTCCTCAGATACCTCCATGGAGCCAAGAATCCGGTGGTCCTGGTCGACGCATGCGCAATCCGCCATAGGGTTACCGAAGAAGTCAAACGGTTCATCGAAAAGACCAAGCTTCCGGTGTTTGTTACACCCATGGGCAAGGGTGCCTTCGATGAAACGTCCGAGCACTACGGTGGTGTCTATGCTGGCACCGGCTCTCTTCCCGAAGTTGCTAAGCGCGTTGAGGGCTCTGATTTGGTTTTGTCCATTGGCGCGATCAAAAGTGACTTCAACACTGCTGGCTTCTCGTATCACACCTCACAACTGAATACCATCGATTTGCATAGCGACCATTGCACTGTGCGCTACTCCGAGTATCCTGGTGTTGCAATGAGGGGTGTGCTCCGGAAGGTCACTGAGCGCATCGACATGTCCAAACTCTCGATAACCCCTTCTCCCCCGGTCGAGAATGCTGTAGCTGAGAACAGGGATGACTCGCAGGCCATCACTCAGGCGTGGTTCTGGCCAAGAGTAGGCGAGTACTTCCAGGAAGGAGATGTCGTTGTTACCGAAACGGGCACAGCCAACTTCGGCATCTGGGAAAGCAGATTCCCCAAGGACGTCATGGGGGTGACGCAGGTACTATGGGGAAGTATCGGCTGGTCGGTAGGCGCTGCCCAGGGCGCGGCACTGGCAGTGAAGGATCTTGAACAAGATAGGCGAACAATCTTGTTCGTGGGTGATGGCAGTTTTCAACTGACTTGCCAGGAAGTCAGCACGATGCTGAAACATAACTTGAGGGTCACCAT CTTCCTCATCTACAACGAAGGCTACACTATCGAACGTTACATCCATGGCATGGACGCGGATTACAACGATGTCACCCGCTGGAACTATACCGATATCCCCGCGGTCTTTGGCGCCAAGGAAGGCCAGTCTCAGAAGTTCGTTATCAAGACAAAGGATGAGTTGGAGAGGCTCCTCAAAGACAAAGATTTCAACGAGTATAAAGGCCTGCAGTTTGTAGAGTTGTGGATGCCAAAGGATGATGCGCCGCGGGCGTTGAAGCTCACGGCTGAAATTTCGGCGAGGACCAACTCTAGGATTGAGGATGAGCAGTGA